TTCATCAGCATTATAACCTGATTTTAATCCCTTTTTTCCCCATCTTTAATGGATAAGCAGAGGGGGTAATAGCAGGAGCTAAGGCAGCAGTTATTGCTAGTATTGCCACTGCCATTCCAACTGTAAGACTCCTTTCTCGTTACtatcacaattttttcaaagataCAACCATTCTTTGGCAATCTGTTTCTGAGAATGGTTATTATCAAAGATACATGGACTGCTAGCAAACCCACAAGTATTTCTTTTTGGGTTGAAATCCTCTCATTTACTCACACAATGTTTTTTATGCAGGTGGCTAGTGCGAGGATGTTGCCTTGGGCAAGGGCCAATCTCAATCACACTGCTCAAGCCCTCATAGTCTCCACAGGTTACCATTAAATCACACCCTCCTTATCGTTATATTATTTCCTTGTTAGTTGCTATCATAGTCATTACTCATTCTTTAATGGAAATTTTTATTCACTTTCAGTGGCAGGAGCTGCATATTTCATAGTGGCCGACAAGACAGTTTTAGCCACTGCTAGGAGGAACTCCTTCAAGCAACTCTCTAAGGACGATGTATAAATTCCAATCACTCTTATGGCTTTCCACTATTGTTCTAAGCCCTTTTATTATGTAAACAACCCGTcatcttaataaataaataaagatgggGTTCCATTTTAAGAGCAGTCTGTATTCAATGATCTGCTTATCTGAATGGAAATTATGTACATTTACAGATGTTTTGTATTTCAATTCACATCATTTTACAAATAATCGTTACATGAGCAAGAACCATCTTTAAAGCACCTCAGATGCATCCAAGCCAGACATCTCCAAAGTACCATCACTATCAGCTTCGCCCAGCAGATAGCTTCGCCCAGCattttatagatatatttgTTCAGATGATACAATTTACCACCATCAAGAAACTAATAAACAACAACATCCACCTCAATAAAAGTACATCCAGGAActttcttcatatatatattttgacaaCAGCACTGCACAGAAGCCCCTGGGTTTTCAATATCCAAGTCAAAGAGAGGCTCTGCAACATATTCACCCAGTTCAACTCGCCATGAACAGAACAATCTTCAAGAAGAGAACCTCAGATGGTCCCATTTCCATATTCTTATGGTCTCTACTTCATCAAACATCCTAGCTTAGCCAAAAAGATCAAAAGTGTTCCTGTTTAATTAggtgaaatattaaaatgatgGATCATTAAACTAAGATATTGGCGTAGAAGTTCTAGCAAACTGGCTTGggtacaaataaataataaacccACAAATGTGATATCGACAGGTTTGGTCCTTAATTGGGCATTTGCGCAAAAAGCTCAATAGCCTTATCTGCGTGCCCGTGAATTGCGAACCCATATATATcatgatatcatcccatttcagAAAATTAAGGGGGTgatttgatttttgtgttttttaatttacacTAAAATCTagataaatgatttttattggAAAGTTGTAagagattttatataaatattaaaatataaatattatatatatatatatataatgaagagattattatataatatatatatatatatatatatataatgaagagattatgattaaaattttcaccaaacaaggcctaagcTTTTAGGATCCATAGCCAATACCATGAAAGACTTGTTCTGCTGCCAGTATATTTGCACGTTTAGCATGCATGTCAATCAGACGCGTCCGTAGAAAGTGCTTGTTTATATTTTGCAAGTTCTCATCTATATATGCAGCTAGGAATCCATTTGCAAGGTCAAGAGCACCATACTGAGTATAAGTTATAGATTCATTTtgacagaaaaataaatatttgtaacGAGAATATAATCATTCTAGtataaaattgttattttaacaaaaacaaaaaaactcatGGTGAgcaattttcttgtagtttaATAATGGGGGCGAGCCATATAAATCGAATATCCTAAAATTTTAATTCTGTATTTACATTCTTAGGACcatcaattaattaaataggAGAATTTCTCCTTCAATTACACAATGTGTGTTTGTCAAAAACTATTGACCAAGAACCTGTACGTACACCATcaaaattagatgaaattatTATTCCAGACACTTcgtacttaaaaataaaataaaaataaaaaaaaaaagtttcttgcAAGCAGAGTTCGTGCACCAATTTACGCACTGATATTGATATGTAACGCCTATGTTTAGTGAAACGATGtgaattgaaaacaaaaataatttttataagataggagattttcttcttctctcaaaattttttttatatttttttaaataaaaaagattattgGTGCGTAAATTAGTGCATAAACTTGCTTGTACTTAGCAAaactaaaggaaataaaaaaggcaTAAATGGGAAGAACACCTAACTTTACTACTCATTATtttcacacaccacacactatatttcttttcattttttttttattattcctaaactaattgaatttttctacttatcatccatacattacatatttgataagagaaaaaaataaaaataaaaaattatatgtagtatGTGATGTGAAAacgatgagtagaatttttcaattaattatatatatatatatatatatatcatcaaacAATATATCTTCGATGGAGCTGTTTCCAAATGATCACCATATATAGCATTCCCAATCGATACATCATCCATTCATGAGGATcctacttttttattttgtttttaattacaAAGAGATCATCAGAGTCAATGAATCATGTATTCGTAGGGTTATTAATATAACCCACATGAATCTCATGACATTCCTATTATAAAGAGATTGAGTACATAACAATTGATCAACTATAACCAAGTGAATTGATTAGTTATTGAAATTGAAACTTACATTAGTACGTACTACTGCTTATTGTTAGAATTGTATTGAtcaattctatatattaattatgctAGCTACACAAGGTAGCCATATATAGGAGGCCAAAGACTATACAAGGGCTTTGTGATTGTTAAAATAAAGAGGAGTGGCAGAGGTCATGAGAGGTACACCTAAATCATGTAGTAACCATCAGAGCCAAAGGAGTTCAGCGATGGTGTTTGCCAGGTCACGATACTTAGCCTCAATGTTGTATCAAGAAACAACAATCTATTTCTTGCTATGCCAAGAGATGAATGAGTAACTGAAAAGGAAGCAGTAAGTTGTGGTGGAACCACGATCAGTGGGATCACTTGCCCAGTTAGGATCAAAGTATACTCGAAGAATTAATAAAGATTGAGCAGAGAAGTGTAGGTCATGGAAGAGAGTGCCTTAAGATACCCAAAAATGCATAGGACAGCAATATAGTGGGTTGTTAGAGGGGCAAACATGAACTGGGTCACCTGATGCACATCATTAGAAATGTCTAAATAAGTGACTATAAAGTAAATCAGGGTACCAACCAACTGTCGATAAAGTATGAAATTAGACAATATTTCCCCACATGAAGGGGTTAGATATGCATAAGTCCTTAAGTTCTTGAATGCCATTGAGATCATCACTaataaaaatcatatcatccacatatagtAGTAGCAAAATGAGACTGTTTTTGGAATGACGAATGAAGAGGCCGAGTCATAAGAACTAAGGGAGTAGCCTAAGAGAGAATCATATAGGTGAATTTTGCAAACCAGGCGCGAGAGGCTTGCTTAAGGCTATAGAGAGCACGAGAGAGGTGGCTGACCTTGGTTGGTGGATGAGAGAGACCAGGCGAAGGTTCCATATAGACCTCTTCACACAAATTGCCattcaaaaattcatttttgacATCCATCTAAAGGAGCTTCCACTGACAACAGGCCTCATCAACCAAGAGAGTGCGAACAAAGGAGAGACCAACTGGGGTAAAAGTCTCCTCATAGTCAATGTCATATCCCTATGTaaaacctttggcaacaagtcgAGTTTTATACTTTTCAATAGAACCATCTCAGCGAGTCTTGATCTTATAGATCCACTTACAACCAATCACAGACTTTCTAGGAGGCAAATCAATCAGATCCCATATATAGTTCTTAGATAATACATCAAACTCctcaatcattacaactttccataAAGAATTAGTGGATGCCTCACGATAAGATAAGGCTCGTGCAAAGTAGCAAGGCCAGTGTAACGATGGAAATCATGTAGATGAGTAGGAAAACATCTTACCTGAGAAGAACGGAGAAGTGAAAAGTAGATTGTGTGATCAACAGGCAGGGCAGGGTCAAGAACTGTAACTAGAGAGGAAGGCAGCTCAGGAGAAAAAGATCCTCAGTAAACAGGAGTGTCCAAAGAGTGAGTAGGTGGAATGCATGGAACATCGGATATGAACACAGGCAGAGAATGATTGGATTGCTCATC
The genomic region above belongs to Carya illinoinensis cultivar Pawnee chromosome 4, C.illinoinensisPawnee_v1, whole genome shotgun sequence and contains:
- the LOC122306970 gene encoding early nodulin-93-like, translating into MAKNVADSPLERNSLASLDQKLALAKRYSHEGVIAGAKAAVIASIATAIPTVASARMLPWARANLNHTAQALIVSTVAGAAYFIVADKTVLATARRNSFKQLSKDDV